Proteins encoded by one window of Arachis hypogaea cultivar Tifrunner chromosome 1, arahy.Tifrunner.gnm2.J5K5, whole genome shotgun sequence:
- the LOC112696868 gene encoding mitogen-activated protein kinase kinase SIPKK: MRKGLLGPSLKLSVPASSDQASFSKFLTESGTFKDGDLLVNRDGVRIVSQSEVEPPPPNPIMPIDNQLSLADIDTIKVVGKGTGGVVQLVQHKWTNQFFALKEIQMNIEESMRKQIAQELKINQSAQCPYVVVCYQSFYANGVISIILEYMDGGSLADLLKKVKTIPEANLAAICKQVLKGLMYLHHEKHIIHRDLKPSNLLINHRGEVKITDFGVSAIMESTSGQANTFIGTFNYMSPERINGSQRGYNYKSDIWSLGLILLECAMGRFPYTPPDQSERWDSIFELIETIVDKPPPTAPSEHFSAEFCSFISACLQKDPKDRLTAQELMGHPFVSMYDDLHIDLGAYFSNAGSPLATL, encoded by the exons ATGAGGAAAGGACTTCTGGGCCCCAGTCTCAAGCTCTCTGTCCCTGCTTCATCTGATCAAGCTTCTTTTTCCAAGTTCCT GACTGAAAGTGGAACCTTTAAAGATGGGGATCTGCTTGTCAACAGGGATGGAGTTAGAATTGTTTCTCAGAGTGAAGTGGAGCCT CCACCTCCAAACCCGATCATGCCGATAGACAACCAGCTAAGTTTGGCAGATATAGACACAATCAAAGTGGTTGGAAAAGGAACTGGAGGGGTTGTGCAGTTGGTGCAACATAAATGGACTAATCAGTTTTTTGCATTAAAG GAAATTCAAATGAATATCGAGGAGTCTATGCGAAAGCAGATAGCACAAGAGCTGAAAATTAATCAATCAGCACAATGTCCTTATGTTGTTGTCTGCTACCAGTCATTCTATGCCAATGGTGTTATATCAATCATCTTAGAGTACATGGATGGAGGGTCCTTAGCGGATCTTCTGAAGAAAGTCAAAACAATTCCAGAGGCTAATCTTGCAGCCATCTGTAAACAG gtGCTAAAGGGATTAATGTATCTTCACCATGAAAAACATATCATCCACAGAGACTTGAAACCTTCTAATTTGTTGATAAATCATAGAGGTGAAGTAAAGATTACTGATTTTGGTGTGAGTGCAATTATGGAAAGTACATCTGGTCAAGCAAATACTTTCATCGGCACATTCAACTATATGTCT CCGGAGAGGATCAACGGTAGCCAGCGTGGCTATAACTACAAAAGTGATATATGGAGCTTGGGATTAATATTGCTCGAGTGTGCTATGGGGAGGTTTCCATACACACCACCAGATCAAAGTGAGAGATGGGATAGTATTTTCGAACTAATTGAAACCATTGTAGATAAACCTCCTCCTACTGCTCCATCAGAACACTTTTCTGCAGAATTTTGCTCATTTATATCAGCATG CTTACAGAAAGACCCGAAGGATAGACTAACAGCTCAGGAACTTATG GGACATCCTTTTGTCAGCATGTACGATGACTTGCATATAGATCTTGGAGCATACTTCTCCAACGCAGGGTCTCCACTCGCAACCTTATAA
- the LOC112696854 gene encoding protein phosphatase 2C 50 isoform X1: protein MEEISSSVAVPFTIGNLIQKESAVATHVEITGIKLMANTAAALILNPSVEGCQPYSVGSDNHSDVSLKHQITVSAEMKENEVGAAVVSEMVIECDSNWVLRESHNPPRKEDEFMLAVDFHCLHSSSSNDKCSPSGEEAASLKAIYSEIDSPVIIGVDDKIYAEYGLNKTHPALQPEENTVSVAMDLESEDPRGLDGSDPKFCAAPLDQSNRTSNPNASEVSSRVLCGFSSICGKRPEMEDAIAVKPKLLQVPSKMLTDSHVNDNTICSLAHFFGVYDGHGGFQVANYCRERLHSALIEEIEAAQSSLAETELGDFLQDHWKKAFVSCFQKVDDEVGGIRAGNGRNNSGGAESTIEPIAPETAGSTAVVAILSQSHIIVANCGDSRAVLYRGKEAIPLSADHKPNREDEWARIEAAGGRVIHWQGYRVLGVLAMSRSIGDRYLKPCIIPEPEVKFVQREKHDECLILASDGLWDVVTNEEACEVARKRILLWHKKYGENASMTEQVEEGVDPAAHSAAEYLSRLALQRGSKDNISVIVIDLKAQRKIKRKA, encoded by the exons ATGGAGGAAATATCTTCTAGTGTTGCAGTGCCATTTACAATTGGGAACTTGATTCAGAAGGAGTCAGCAGTGGCAACCCACGTGGAGATAACTGGTATAAAGCTTATGGCAAATACTGCTGCAGCTTTAATATTAAATCCTTCAGTTGAAGGTTGCCAACCATATTCTGTTGGAAGTGATAATCATTCTGATGTTAGTCTCAAACATCAAATTACGGTATCTGCAGAGATGAAGGAGAATGAAGTTGGAGCTGCCGTTGTCTCAGAAATGGTTATTGAATGTGACAGTAATTGGGTCTTGAGAGAAAGCCATAACCCACCAAGGAAGGAAGATGAATTCATGCTGGCTGTGGATTTTCATTGTCTACATAGTTCAAGCTCCAATGACAAATGCAGCCCCTCTGGGGAGGAAGCTGCATCCTTGAAGGCCATTTATTCTGAGATAGATTCGCCAGTTATCATAGGGGTTGATGATAAAATCTATGCTGAGTATGGATTAAACAAGACACATCCAGCACTGCAGCCAGAGGAGAACACAGTTTCTGTTGCAATGGATCTTGAGAGTGAGGATCCAAGGGGATTGGATGGGTCTGATCCAAAGTTTTGTGCTGCACCTCTTGATCAGTCTAACAGAACAAGCAACCCGAATGCTTCGGAAGTGAGTAGTCGTGTTCTCTGTGGTTTTTCATCAATCTGTGGAAAAAGACCAGAGATGGAAGATGCTATAGCTGTTAAGCCTAAACTTCTTCAAGTTCCTTCAAAGATGCTAACAGATAGCCATGTGAACGATAACACAATATGCTCATTAGCCCACTTTTTCGGTGTCTATGATGGACATGGAGGCTTTCAG GTTGCCAATTACTGCCGGGAACGCCTGCATTCGGCTTTGATTGAGGAGATAGAAGCTGCACAATCAAGTTTGGCAGAAACAGAACTAGGAGATTTTTTACAGGACCATTGGAAGAAAGCATTTGTAAGTTGCTTTCAGAAAGTAGATGATGAAGTTGGAGGAATTCGAGCTGGTAATGGCAGAAATAACAGTGGTGGAGCAGAGTCTACGATTGAACCAATTGCTCCTGAGACTGCTGGCTCCACTGCAGTGGTTGCCATATTGAGTCAATCACACATAATAGTCGCAAATTGTGGGGATTCAAGAGCCGTCTTGTATCGTGGAAAAGAAGCCATTCCATTGTCTGCTGACCACAAA CCAAACAGGGAGGATGAGTGGGCAAGGATAGAAGCTGCAGGAGGAAGGGTCATACATTGGCAAGGGTACCGAGTTCTTGGCGTTTTGGCAATGTCAAGATCCATAG GTGATAGGTACTTGAAACCATGTATTATTCCAGAACCGGAAGTGAAGTTTGTGCAACGGGAGAAACATGACGAGTGCCTTATTCTAGCTAGTGATGGTTTATGGGATGTGGTGACAAATGAAGAAGCCTGTGAAGTTGCACGGAAGAGGATCCTTCTTTGGCACAAGAAGTATGGTGAGAATGCGTCAATGACCGAACAAGTTGAAGAAGGAGTTGACCCTGCAGCTCACTCTGCTGCAGAGTATCTCTCTAGACTTGCCCTCCAAAGGGGAAGCAAAGATAACATATCTGTAATTGTGATAGACTTGAAggctcaaagaaaaattaagagaaaagcaTAA
- the LOC112696854 gene encoding protein phosphatase 2C 50 isoform X2 yields the protein MEEISSSVAVPFTIGNLIQKESAVATHVEITEMKENEVGAAVVSEMVIECDSNWVLRESHNPPRKEDEFMLAVDFHCLHSSSSNDKCSPSGEEAASLKAIYSEIDSPVIIGVDDKIYAEYGLNKTHPALQPEENTVSVAMDLESEDPRGLDGSDPKFCAAPLDQSNRTSNPNASEVSSRVLCGFSSICGKRPEMEDAIAVKPKLLQVPSKMLTDSHVNDNTICSLAHFFGVYDGHGGFQVANYCRERLHSALIEEIEAAQSSLAETELGDFLQDHWKKAFVSCFQKVDDEVGGIRAGNGRNNSGGAESTIEPIAPETAGSTAVVAILSQSHIIVANCGDSRAVLYRGKEAIPLSADHKPNREDEWARIEAAGGRVIHWQGYRVLGVLAMSRSIGDRYLKPCIIPEPEVKFVQREKHDECLILASDGLWDVVTNEEACEVARKRILLWHKKYGENASMTEQVEEGVDPAAHSAAEYLSRLALQRGSKDNISVIVIDLKAQRKIKRKA from the exons ATGGAGGAAATATCTTCTAGTGTTGCAGTGCCATTTACAATTGGGAACTTGATTCAGAAGGAGTCAGCAGTGGCAACCCACGTGGAGATAACTG AGATGAAGGAGAATGAAGTTGGAGCTGCCGTTGTCTCAGAAATGGTTATTGAATGTGACAGTAATTGGGTCTTGAGAGAAAGCCATAACCCACCAAGGAAGGAAGATGAATTCATGCTGGCTGTGGATTTTCATTGTCTACATAGTTCAAGCTCCAATGACAAATGCAGCCCCTCTGGGGAGGAAGCTGCATCCTTGAAGGCCATTTATTCTGAGATAGATTCGCCAGTTATCATAGGGGTTGATGATAAAATCTATGCTGAGTATGGATTAAACAAGACACATCCAGCACTGCAGCCAGAGGAGAACACAGTTTCTGTTGCAATGGATCTTGAGAGTGAGGATCCAAGGGGATTGGATGGGTCTGATCCAAAGTTTTGTGCTGCACCTCTTGATCAGTCTAACAGAACAAGCAACCCGAATGCTTCGGAAGTGAGTAGTCGTGTTCTCTGTGGTTTTTCATCAATCTGTGGAAAAAGACCAGAGATGGAAGATGCTATAGCTGTTAAGCCTAAACTTCTTCAAGTTCCTTCAAAGATGCTAACAGATAGCCATGTGAACGATAACACAATATGCTCATTAGCCCACTTTTTCGGTGTCTATGATGGACATGGAGGCTTTCAG GTTGCCAATTACTGCCGGGAACGCCTGCATTCGGCTTTGATTGAGGAGATAGAAGCTGCACAATCAAGTTTGGCAGAAACAGAACTAGGAGATTTTTTACAGGACCATTGGAAGAAAGCATTTGTAAGTTGCTTTCAGAAAGTAGATGATGAAGTTGGAGGAATTCGAGCTGGTAATGGCAGAAATAACAGTGGTGGAGCAGAGTCTACGATTGAACCAATTGCTCCTGAGACTGCTGGCTCCACTGCAGTGGTTGCCATATTGAGTCAATCACACATAATAGTCGCAAATTGTGGGGATTCAAGAGCCGTCTTGTATCGTGGAAAAGAAGCCATTCCATTGTCTGCTGACCACAAA CCAAACAGGGAGGATGAGTGGGCAAGGATAGAAGCTGCAGGAGGAAGGGTCATACATTGGCAAGGGTACCGAGTTCTTGGCGTTTTGGCAATGTCAAGATCCATAG GTGATAGGTACTTGAAACCATGTATTATTCCAGAACCGGAAGTGAAGTTTGTGCAACGGGAGAAACATGACGAGTGCCTTATTCTAGCTAGTGATGGTTTATGGGATGTGGTGACAAATGAAGAAGCCTGTGAAGTTGCACGGAAGAGGATCCTTCTTTGGCACAAGAAGTATGGTGAGAATGCGTCAATGACCGAACAAGTTGAAGAAGGAGTTGACCCTGCAGCTCACTCTGCTGCAGAGTATCTCTCTAGACTTGCCCTCCAAAGGGGAAGCAAAGATAACATATCTGTAATTGTGATAGACTTGAAggctcaaagaaaaattaagagaaaagcaTAA